The genomic DNA AACGCCTGACGAGAAGAAAAAAATGTCGACCAGATCGCGGACTCAGTTCCGGTCATAGGGGTTGACTGATACACTGCTGGGCAATCACAGTGCAGAATTTGCACTGTCCAATAAGCACTGTTCGAACTTGGCCTGTCTCAATCAGGCAGCCCCAAGAACTCAGTCCAAGAATAGAGTCCGACAAATCCAACCAGAGCAACCAAGTGTTGTGGAGAACGTTGGACACCCTCGTTCTAAGCCCGGCACGCTCTAAGCGTGAGTATGGGCGATCCAGCCATATTTGTTTGACCTCCCTATAGATCCTCGAGTTTCCACCATGAATAAAGTTGTTTGGGGCCTGGTCGTGCTCCTGATTATCATTCACCAGGACGTTTGGTTCTGGGACGATCCCACGTTGCTGTTCGGATTTTTGCCGATCGGTCTTGCCTATCATGCAGGGATTTCTATTGCTGCAGCATTTACCTGGTTTCTGGCAACGATCTACTGCTGGCCAGAAGAACTTGCTGAAGTTCAACCAGTCGAACAAGCAAACGAAGGAGGGCCGACCACATGATTCCGCTCATTATAGTTTGCTGCTATTTACTCATGCTGCTGGGACTCGGAGCTTTTGCCAGCCGCCTGTTTCGAGGAACAAGCAAGGACTACATGCTTGCCAGTCATAGCATTGGTCCATTCCTGCTGTTGATGTCGATTTTCGGAACGACCATGACAGCCTTCGCACTCGTCGGTTCAAGCGGCGAAGCTTACAAAGAAGGCATCGGAGTTTATGGTCAGCTTGCCTCATCGAGTGGAATCATTCACTCGCTCTGCTTCTTCCTGATCGGAGTTAAGGTTTACACCTTCGGAAAAAAATACGGATACACCACCCAAATTCAGTTCTTCCGAGACCGTTTCGAGAGCGACAAAATTGGGATCCTCCTCTTTCCAATTCTGGTTGGCCTCGTCATTCCGTACCTTCTCATTGGTGTCATGTCCGCTGGAACGGTCGTTTCAAATATTACGGAGGGAGCCTTCACGAACTGGTTCCCACAATACGATTACGGTGTCCCCCCCTGGCTGGCATCCTTCGTCATTTGCATCGTCGTTCTGGTTTACGTTTTCTTTGGTGGAATGCGCGGAACCGCTTGGGCGAATGCTTTCC from Thalassoglobus polymorphus includes the following:
- a CDS encoding DUF3311 domain-containing protein, producing the protein MNKVVWGLVVLLIIIHQDVWFWDDPTLLFGFLPIGLAYHAGISIAAAFTWFLATIYCWPEELAEVQPVEQANEGGPTT